CGGGTACACGAGGAAGATGCTGATCCGGTCCTTCTCCCAGGGGTAGGACTGTACTCCGCCAAGTAGGCAGCTCCACCGTTCGAGCGGTTCCGGCCGTTGCTCGAGGTCCCGCCACAACAGCCGAGCCACGGTGCAGGCGGTCCACTCCCAGCTCCGATCGGAGCGGGCCCGGTCGATCTCCGCCTGGTACTGCCGCGCGTCGAACCGGAGATCGGGCAGACCGGTGTCCGAACTGTCCGGATCGCGCCAGCCTTACCAGAAGACTCGATCAGCGTCGCGGCGGATCGTCACGTACAGCGCACCGCAGCACTCCTCGGTGCGAACGGCCTCGGCCAACCGCACCTCGCGCGGTTCGGCAGTCGCCATCAGCGGGGTGTCGCGCGCCAGCAGCAGGAACGGAGGGTCGGCCGCTTCACCGGGCAGTCCCGTGGCGACCACGTCCGTGCCGTCAACCAGCGGTCGCACCTCAACCGTCGCCCCGACCTCCGGCGGATCAGGAACGATCACCCGCAGGGTGAGACGACTCGTCTCGTCGGTCATCGTGCGATCCTGACGCGTACGCCACATCCGACGCCACGGATTTTCCCAGCGGGCTTCCCGGGGTCGTCGCGTCCCGGAGTTCGGGCGAAAAGTTCGGGGAGCCGATCGACGGACCGGCTCCCCGAACTCACGCGGTACGGATTATTCCGATGTGGACTAACAGTACTCTGTCAGGTCTTGATGTGCTCGCTCGGCAGCGGGAGCCCCCGTGTTCTTCGGCATGCGAGCGCCGAACGCCCACGCACGCGCTCGGCGCCGCCGCGGGTTCTCTCGCGAGGAAGGCCCGACGTTTGTAGTACCTACCCGATGTCGGGCCCGGCCGCTCACGAGACCGAGAGGGGTTCCGCCACCCGAGAGCGACGAAAACCGAGTCAACAAGGTCCTACTAGCGCCGAACGGCTGTCAGCTGCACCCGGAGGTGGCGCCGCACCCCTCGCAGAGATAGCAGGAGCCCGACGGCCGCATCTTGGTGCCGCACGTCATGCACAGCGGCGCGTCGGCCGCCTTGCCGAGCTTGAGCTCCAACAGCTCGGTTGAGCTGCCCGCCTCGGAGTCCTCGGAGTGGTTCTGCACCAGGGGCCTGGGCTGCTCGACGTAGTCCACCGATCCCCGCATCGACTCCACGTGGCTGGAGGTCTCGGCCTCCTCAGCGCCGTTGACCTGTTCGGTGCGCTCCTGGGCGGTGAAGATTCCCAGCTGCGCCCGCTTCTCGTAGGACAGGTGGTCCAGGGCCAGCCTGCGGAACAGGTAGTCCAGCACGCTACTGGCCATCCGCACGTCCGGATCGTCGGTCATACCGGCGGGTTCGAAACGCACGTTCTGGAACTTGGAGACGTAGAACTCCAGCGGGATCCCGTACTGCAACCCGACCGAGATGGACATCGCGAACGCGTCCATCACGCCTGCCAGGGTGGAGCCCTGCTTGCCGAGCTTGATGAAGATCTCGCCGAGGCCGTCGTCCGGATAGGATCCGGCGTGCAGGTAGCCCTCGGCTCCGCCTACCGTGAACGACACGGTCTGGCTGGGGCGCTTCTTGGGCAGCCGCTTGCGGACGGGGCGGTACTCGATCTCCTTCTCGACCTGCTTCTCGGCCTGGGCCTTGTCACCGTTGCCCGCGGACAGCGGTTGTCCGACCTTGCAGTTGTCCCGGTAGATGGCCAGGGCCTTCAGACCCAGTCGCCAGCCCTCGAAGTAGATCTCCTGCACGTCCTCGACCGTGGCGTGCTCGGGCATGTTGACGGTCTTGGAGATCGACCCGGACAGGAACGGCTGCACGGCGGCCATCATGCGCACGTGCCCCATCGGGGCGATGGAACGCTGGCCCATGGCGCAGTCGAAGACGTCGTAGTGCTCCGGGCGCAGCCCAGGAGCGTCGACCACGTGACCGTGCTCGGCGATGTACTCGATGATCGCCTCGGCCTGCTCGTCCGGGTATCCCAGCGCACGCAGCGCACGCGGCACGGTCCGGTTGACGATCTGCATCGAGCCGCCGCCGACCAGCTTCTTGAACTTGACCAGCGCCAGGTCCGGCTCGACACCGGTGGTGTCGCAATCCATCATCAGGCCGATGGTTCCGGTCGGCGCCAGCACCGACGCCTGGGCGTTGCGCCAACCGTTGCGGCTGCCGATCTCCAGTCCCTGCTGCCAGACCTGGGTCGCCTGCTCGTGCACCCTGGCGTCGTTGTGGTGGTAGGTCCGCACCAGGTCGTTGGCGGCGGCGTGCTTGCGCATGACGCGCTGGTGGGACTCGGCGTTGCGGGCGTAGCCCGCGTACGGCCCGACCGCACCGGCGAGTTCGGCGGAGCGCTTGTAGGCGGTGCCGGTCATCAGCGAGGTGATCGAGGCGGCCAGCGCCCTCCCACCGTCGGAGTCGTAGGCGTGGCCGGTGGCCATCAGCAGCGCACCGAGGTTGGCGTAGCCGATGCCGAGCTGCCGGAAATCGCGCGTGGTGCGGCCGATCGACTCGGTGGGGAAGTCGGCGAAGCTGATCGAGATGTCCATCGCGGTGATCACGATCTCGACCGTGCGCCGGAACAGCTCCGCGTCGAAGGTCAGGTCCTCGCGCAGGAACTTCATCAGGTTCAGCGAGGCCAGGTTGCAGCTGGAGTTGTCCAGGTGCAGGTACTCGGAGCAGGGGTTCGAAGCGGTGATGCGGCCGGACTCCGGACTGGTGTGCCAGTCGTTGATGGTGTCGTCGTACTGGATCCCCGGGTCGGCGCACTCCCAGGCCGCCCGCGCCATCCGGTTGAACAGGTCCTTGGCCCGGACGTTGTCGGTGATCGAACCGTCGGTGCGCGCCCGCAGGCCGAACTGGCCGTCGCTCTCCACAGCACGCATGAACTCGTCGCTGACCCGGACCGAGTTGTTGGCGTTCTGGTACTGCACCGAAACCATGTCGGAGCCGCCGAGGTCCACGTCGAAGCCCGCGTCGCGCAACGCGCGGATCTTGTGCTCCTCCTTGGACTTGGTCTCGATGAACTCCTCGACGTCGGGGTGGTCCACGTCGAGCACGACCATCTTCGCGGCGCGCCGGGTGGCACCCCCCGACTTGATGGTTCCGGCCGAGGCGTCGGCTCCCCGCATGAACGACACGGGACCGGAGGCGGTACCGCCGGAGGAGAGCAGCTCCTTGGAGGAACGGATGCGCGACAGGTTCAGCCCGGCTCCCGAGCCGCCCTTGAAGATGAGCCCCTCTTCCTTGTACCAGTCGAGGATCGACTCCATCGTGTCGTCCACCGAAAGGATGAAACACGCCGAGACCTGCTGCTTCGAACTGGTCCCCACGTTGAACCAGACCGGCGAGTTGAAGCTGAACACCTGGTGCAGCAGCATGTAGGTCAGCTCGTGCTCGAACACCTCGGCGTCCTGCTCGGTGGCGAAGTACCCGAACTCGAGACCGTTCCGGACGTAGGTCTTGACCACCCGGTCGATCAGTTCCCGCAAGCTGCTCTCCCGCTCCGGAGTGCCGAGGGCACCGCGGAAGTACTTGCTGGTGACGATGTTGACCGCGTTCAGCGACCAGAAGTCCGGGAACTCGACATCGCGTTGCTCGAAGTTGACCGAGCCGTCACGCCAGTTGGTCATCACGACGTCGCGACGTTCCCAGTTGACCTCGTCGTAGGGGTGCACACCCTCGGTCGTGTAGACGCGCTCCACTCGGATGCCCGTCTCACGGCTACCCGACTCCGACTCCCCTGCGGCTGTCGGGGTACCGACGGTTTCTGTCATGATTCGGGCCTCTCCCTTTTCGCTCGCTCTCCTGCTGCCACCGTCCGGGCTCCCCGTCCGGCTCGGTCGCGTCTTTCGTTGCGGGGCATCGCCCGAACGAGCCCCCCGCTTGTGCTTCGCGCCGCCCTTCCGGCGCGCCGCCCCCCTGCCCGGTTTAGGCATTCGTACTCGCCTCGTCCCGCTGACCGGCGGTTTCGTTTCCCTCTTCGTCATCCGAGGGGTTCTCCTCGGCGACGAACCCGTCCATGGGGTCGTCCGCCCTGCGCAGTTCGGCTATCTCACGCTCGAAGTCCTCCACGGAGGTGAACGAGCGGTAGACACTGGCGAACCGCAGGTAGGCGACCTCGTCCAACTCGCGCAGCGGCCCGAGAATTCCCAGTCCCACCTCGTGGCTGGGCACCTCGGGAACACCGAGCGACCTGATCGTCTCCTCGACCCGGTGGGCGAGCTGCTGCAGGGCGTCCTCCTCGACCGGGCGCCCCTGGCACGCGCGGCGGACCCCGCGCACGACCTTGTCCCTGCTGAATGGTTCGGTCACTCCCGAACGCTTCACCACCGTGAGAACCAGTTCCTCGACAGTGGTGAACCTGCGCCCACAGCTCGCGCAGGACCTCCTGCGGCGGATCGACTGCCCTTCCTCGACTTCACGGGAATCGACGACGCGCGAGTCGTCACCCCGGCAGAACGGACAACGCAATCGCCAGTCATCTCCTCGACACGGCCCGATGGCCCACGAGTACGCACCAGGCGAGAGCCGATGCGCCGCGGGCGGTTGGCACCACTGGACGCGCACGGCCACCGGAAAAGCGGCCACGCCCAAGTAATGGATTAATCACAACGATGCAACTACTAGATGTTGTGGTTGAGCCTAATCCCAGGCCGCATCATAAGCAAATCGGGAACCGGAGCGTCGACCGCCCCCCGCGACTCGATCAGCCCTCGCTCGACGCTCGGAGCGGAGTCGCGATGCGGTATCCGTCACCCCAGCAGCACCGACATCCCCACGAGCACGACGAGACCCCACGCCCCGAACGCCACCGCGACGAGCCAGACCACCTCGACGAACGCGTGACGAACCGCCGACCGCGACACGTTTCCACGCGCGCGGGCCCCACCGCCGGCCCCCGGGCCCGCCGTGCCGGTACAAGCGACCGGGCCGCGCCGAGCACCACGGGAAGCACGACAACCCCGCCACGGACACTCGCTCGCCACGCGGGAGACAGCCGGATCACGCGAGGACTCCGGGGAAACATACCGCGTTCGGCGATCAGGGGCAGTGCGGCACCCACCGCCCTCACACTCCCG
The nucleotide sequence above comes from Actinopolyspora erythraea. Encoded proteins:
- a CDS encoding vitamin B12-dependent ribonucleotide reductase, which encodes MTETVGTPTAAGESESGSRETGIRVERVYTTEGVHPYDEVNWERRDVVMTNWRDGSVNFEQRDVEFPDFWSLNAVNIVTSKYFRGALGTPERESSLRELIDRVVKTYVRNGLEFGYFATEQDAEVFEHELTYMLLHQVFSFNSPVWFNVGTSSKQQVSACFILSVDDTMESILDWYKEEGLIFKGGSGAGLNLSRIRSSKELLSSGGTASGPVSFMRGADASAGTIKSGGATRRAAKMVVLDVDHPDVEEFIETKSKEEHKIRALRDAGFDVDLGGSDMVSVQYQNANNSVRVSDEFMRAVESDGQFGLRARTDGSITDNVRAKDLFNRMARAAWECADPGIQYDDTINDWHTSPESGRITASNPCSEYLHLDNSSCNLASLNLMKFLREDLTFDAELFRRTVEIVITAMDISISFADFPTESIGRTTRDFRQLGIGYANLGALLMATGHAYDSDGGRALAASITSLMTGTAYKRSAELAGAVGPYAGYARNAESHQRVMRKHAAANDLVRTYHHNDARVHEQATQVWQQGLEIGSRNGWRNAQASVLAPTGTIGLMMDCDTTGVEPDLALVKFKKLVGGGSMQIVNRTVPRALRALGYPDEQAEAIIEYIAEHGHVVDAPGLRPEHYDVFDCAMGQRSIAPMGHVRMMAAVQPFLSGSISKTVNMPEHATVEDVQEIYFEGWRLGLKALAIYRDNCKVGQPLSAGNGDKAQAEKQVEKEIEYRPVRKRLPKKRPSQTVSFTVGGAEGYLHAGSYPDDGLGEIFIKLGKQGSTLAGVMDAFAMSISVGLQYGIPLEFYVSKFQNVRFEPAGMTDDPDVRMASSVLDYLFRRLALDHLSYEKRAQLGIFTAQERTEQVNGAEEAETSSHVESMRGSVDYVEQPRPLVQNHSEDSEAGSSTELLELKLGKAADAPLCMTCGTKMRPSGSCYLCEGCGATSGCS
- the nrdR gene encoding transcriptional regulator NrdR, whose product is MRCPFCRGDDSRVVDSREVEEGQSIRRRRSCASCGRRFTTVEELVLTVVKRSGVTEPFSRDKVVRGVRRACQGRPVEEDALQQLAHRVEETIRSLGVPEVPSHEVGLGILGPLRELDEVAYLRFASVYRSFTSVEDFEREIAELRRADDPMDGFVAEENPSDDEEGNETAGQRDEASTNA